In Pseudoxanthobacter soli DSM 19599, a single window of DNA contains:
- the trbG gene encoding P-type conjugative transfer protein TrbG: MTLALSACAVHVPPPEISYDDAAPAVIATDPPAPVRVVELPKPLPLPGQLKPVGKDGKPTPELPDPTARVNEANAAARMQPVRNGFINAIQVYPFVDGALYQVYTAPGQITDIALQPGETLVGSGPVAAGDTVRWIIGDTESGAGTTKQVHILVKPTRPELMTNLVINTNARTYHMELRSTEKTYMASVSWQYPQDQLIALRRQNAEAQAIQPVATGIDLTRVNFRYEVTGDRAPWRPLRAFDDGKQVFIEFPRGIGQGEMPPLFVVGPEGDTSELVNYRVRDNYMIVDRLFAAAELRFGAAKDQKRVRISRTDGRPAS; this comes from the coding sequence TTGACACTTGCACTAAGCGCTTGCGCTGTGCATGTGCCGCCGCCCGAGATATCCTACGACGATGCGGCGCCGGCCGTCATCGCCACCGATCCGCCGGCGCCTGTCCGAGTGGTGGAATTGCCGAAGCCCTTGCCGTTGCCCGGCCAATTGAAGCCCGTCGGCAAAGATGGCAAACCGACGCCCGAACTGCCGGACCCCACCGCGCGGGTGAATGAGGCCAACGCCGCCGCGCGGATGCAGCCGGTCCGGAACGGCTTCATCAACGCCATCCAGGTCTACCCCTTCGTCGATGGCGCGCTCTATCAAGTCTACACCGCGCCCGGCCAGATCACCGACATCGCCTTGCAGCCCGGCGAAACTCTGGTGGGCTCAGGTCCCGTCGCCGCCGGCGACACGGTGCGCTGGATCATCGGCGACACCGAGAGCGGCGCCGGAACGACAAAGCAGGTTCATATTCTCGTCAAGCCGACCCGGCCCGAACTGATGACCAACCTTGTCATCAACACCAACGCGCGCACCTACCACATGGAGCTGCGCTCAACCGAGAAGACCTATATGGCCTCGGTCTCCTGGCAGTATCCACAGGACCAGCTCATTGCGCTGCGCCGCCAGAACGCCGAGGCGCAGGCCATCCAGCCCGTGGCGACCGGCATCGATCTCACGCGCGTCAACTTCCGCTACGAGGTGACCGGCGACCGCGCACCGTGGAGGCCGCTCCGCGCCTTCGACGACGGTAAGCAGGTGTTCATCGAGTTCCCGCGCGGCATCGGCCAGGGCGAGATGCCGCCACTCTTCGTCGTCGGTCCGGAGGGTGATACCTCGGAACTGGTGAATTATCGCGTTCGCGACAACTACATGATCGTCGACCGGCTGTTTGCCGCCGCCGAGTTACGCTTCGGCGCGGCGAAGGATCAGAAGCGCGTTCGCATCTCCCGAACCGATGGGAGGCCGGCGTCGTGA
- a CDS encoding nuclear transport factor 2 family protein, producing the protein MNEIPAVVSDYISAYNDLDVAGMIRCLSDDVHFVNKSGDDISAETQGVAAFRELALQGVAIFTQRKQTITNAIACGGHVTLEIDYSATVAGDLPNGWKAGQTIAIRGVSVFSLKGGKIAELVDIS; encoded by the coding sequence ATGAACGAAATCCCCGCGGTCGTTTCCGACTATATTTCTGCATACAACGATCTCGACGTTGCCGGCATGATCCGTTGCCTGTCGGACGACGTGCATTTCGTGAATAAGTCCGGTGACGACATCTCGGCGGAAACGCAAGGGGTCGCGGCTTTCCGTGAACTTGCGCTGCAAGGCGTTGCGATCTTCACTCAGCGAAAACAGACGATCACCAACGCCATCGCCTGCGGTGGGCATGTCACGCTGGAGATCGATTACAGCGCCACGGTCGCGGGCGATCTGCCGAATGGCTGGAAGGCCGGACAGACTATCGCCATACGGGGTGTTTCCGTCTTTTCCTTGAAGGGCGGCAAGATCGCCGAGCTTGTCGACATCAGTTGA
- the trbF gene encoding conjugal transfer protein TrbF — protein sequence MFKRPSTHYGKSPEPETPYQRAAQVWDDRIGSARVQAKNWRLMAFGSLALSAGLSAALVWQSLSGSVVPWVVQVDKLGQAQAVAPATADYRPTDPQTAFHLARFIEEVRSIPADAIIVRQNWLRAYDFTTQAGALALNDYARANDPFTKVGKTQIAVDVSSVIRASPDSFRVAWVQRTYQDGSLASTERWTAILTVVVQVPRDAEKLRANPLGIYVTAINWSKELGS from the coding sequence ATGTTCAAACGACCGTCCACCCACTATGGCAAATCTCCCGAACCCGAGACGCCCTATCAACGCGCCGCGCAGGTCTGGGATGATCGCATCGGCTCCGCTCGTGTGCAGGCGAAGAACTGGCGCCTGATGGCTTTCGGATCGCTGGCCTTGTCGGCGGGTCTCTCCGCCGCCTTGGTCTGGCAATCGCTGAGCGGCTCGGTCGTGCCGTGGGTGGTGCAGGTCGACAAACTCGGTCAGGCGCAGGCCGTCGCGCCGGCAACCGCCGATTATCGGCCAACCGATCCGCAGACCGCCTTCCATCTCGCGCGCTTCATCGAAGAGGTTCGCTCGATCCCGGCTGACGCGATCATCGTCCGTCAGAACTGGCTCAGGGCCTACGACTTCACCACGCAGGCTGGCGCGCTGGCGCTCAACGACTACGCCCGCGCCAACGACCCCTTCACCAAGGTCGGCAAGACGCAGATCGCCGTCGATGTCTCGAGTGTCATCCGCGCGTCGCCCGACAGTTTCCGCGTCGCCTGGGTCCAGCGGACCTATCAGGACGGCTCGCTCGCCTCCACCGAGCGCTGGACCGCCATCCTGACTGTCGTCGTGCAGGTGCCGCGCGACGCCGAAAAGCTGCGGGCCAACCCGCTCGGAATCTACGTCACCGCCATCAACTGGTCGAAGGAGCTTGGATCGTGA
- the trbL gene encoding P-type conjugative transfer protein TrbL produces MGGSGVIDHFLEVFTRYIDSGFGLLQGEVAFIATTLIVIDVTLAALFWSWGADNDIIARLIKKTLFVGVFAYIIGNWNNLARIVFESFAGLGLKASGTGFSVSHLMRPGKVAQTGLDAGRPLLDSISDLMGWVSFFENFIQIACLLFAWALILLAFFILAVQLFVTLIEFKLTTLAGFVLIPFGLFGKSAFMAERVLGNVISSGIKVMVLAVIIGIGSTLFSEFTAGFNGATPTIDDAMAIVLAALSLLGLGIFGPGIANGLVSGGPQLGAGAAIGTGLAAGGMAMAGAAAVGAAASGGAALAGGAAAAARGGAALAGGASSAYSLGAAGHTGATGVAAGLGNVAGTGASKLGSAIASPFRRAAASMKDSFEAGGRSVTGDGAPSDAAASSSATTDGPPAWAKRMKRSQAMSHGVQAAAHAVKSGDSHGGGSSVHLSESDR; encoded by the coding sequence ATGGGTGGCTCCGGCGTCATCGATCATTTCCTGGAGGTCTTCACCCGCTACATCGACAGCGGTTTCGGCCTGTTGCAGGGAGAGGTGGCGTTCATCGCCACGACGTTGATCGTCATCGACGTGACGCTGGCCGCACTGTTCTGGTCGTGGGGCGCCGACAACGACATCATCGCTCGGCTGATCAAGAAGACCCTATTCGTCGGCGTCTTCGCCTACATCATCGGCAACTGGAACAACCTCGCGCGCATCGTCTTCGAGAGCTTCGCAGGGTTGGGCCTGAAGGCGTCCGGCACCGGCTTCTCGGTCAGCCATCTCATGCGTCCCGGCAAGGTGGCGCAGACCGGCCTTGATGCGGGCCGGCCGCTGCTCGACTCCATTTCCGACCTGATGGGCTGGGTGTCGTTCTTCGAGAACTTCATCCAGATCGCCTGTCTGCTGTTCGCCTGGGCGCTGATCCTGCTCGCCTTCTTCATCCTCGCCGTCCAGCTCTTCGTCACCCTGATCGAGTTCAAGCTGACGACGCTCGCCGGCTTCGTGCTGATACCCTTCGGCCTCTTCGGCAAATCCGCCTTCATGGCCGAGCGGGTGCTCGGCAACGTGATCTCGTCGGGCATCAAGGTGATGGTGCTCGCCGTCATCATCGGCATCGGCTCGACACTGTTCTCCGAGTTCACCGCCGGTTTCAACGGAGCGACGCCGACGATCGACGACGCTATGGCGATCGTGCTGGCGGCGCTGTCGCTGCTCGGTCTCGGCATCTTCGGCCCCGGCATCGCCAACGGTCTCGTCTCGGGAGGGCCGCAACTCGGTGCTGGCGCGGCGATCGGAACCGGACTCGCCGCCGGCGGCATGGCGATGGCGGGTGCTGCGGCGGTCGGTGCCGCCGCCTCCGGTGGTGCGGCATTGGCGGGAGGTGCCGCCGCAGCGGCACGTGGTGGGGCGGCGCTCGCAGGGGGAGCATCGTCAGCCTACAGCCTCGGTGCCGCCGGACACACCGGCGCGACAGGAGTCGCAGCGGGTCTCGGCAATGTCGCCGGCACCGGCGCCTCCAAACTCGGCTCTGCCATCGCCAGCCCGTTCAGGCGCGCCGCCGCGTCGATGAAGGACAGCTTCGAGGCGGGCGGCCGATCGGTCACCGGCGACGGCGCTCCATCGGATGCTGCCGCATCCTCATCTGCAACCACCGACGGTCCGCCCGCCTGGGCCAAGCGCATGAAGCGCTCGCAGGCGATGTCGCACGGCGTCCAGGCCGCCGCCCATGCGGTCAAATCCGGTGACAGCCATGGCGGCGGCTCGTCCGTCCATCTCTCCGAAAGCGACCGCTGA
- the trbK-alt gene encoding putative entry exclusion protein TrbK-alt, with amino-acid sequence MDGKTLARLGVVAFVAVAITASVIELTRKEETTEIRTVSRPHVGDPGSLRATLRHCRDMGEAASRDASCLKAWAENRDRFLGTTSPEAH; translated from the coding sequence ATGGACGGCAAGACCCTCGCACGCCTCGGTGTCGTCGCCTTCGTCGCGGTGGCGATCACCGCCTCGGTGATCGAGCTGACCCGCAAGGAAGAAACGACGGAGATCCGCACCGTCAGCCGTCCTCACGTCGGTGATCCCGGATCGCTGCGCGCCACGCTCCGGCATTGCCGCGACATGGGCGAGGCCGCCAGCCGTGATGCAAGCTGCCTCAAGGCCTGGGCCGAGAACCGCGACCGGTTCCTCGGCACCACGTCACCGGAGGCGCATTGA
- the trbJ gene encoding P-type conjugative transfer protein TrbJ, whose protein sequence is MTLRRSCAARFVAALLSASVAIAPMLPMPAHAIIVFDPSNYAQNVLQAARALQQITNQITSLQNEAQMLINQARNLVSLPYSSLQQLQQSVQRTQQLLGQAQNIAYDVQQIDRAFQQKYSTASMSASDQQLVADARSRWQNTVGGLQDAMRVQAGVVGNIDTNRAQMSSLVGASQSATGALQATQAGNQLLALQAQQLADLTAVVAANGRAQALSDAERAAAAEQGREQRRRFLTPGTGYQPGSAKMFYGSN, encoded by the coding sequence ATGACCCTGCGCCGTTCGTGCGCGGCGCGCTTCGTCGCTGCCTTGCTTTCCGCCTCAGTCGCCATCGCGCCGATGCTGCCGATGCCCGCGCACGCCATCATCGTCTTCGACCCGTCGAACTATGCGCAGAACGTCCTTCAGGCTGCCCGCGCGCTCCAGCAGATCACCAATCAGATCACCTCGCTGCAGAACGAAGCGCAGATGCTGATCAATCAGGCCCGCAATCTGGTGAGCCTGCCGTATTCGTCGCTCCAGCAGCTTCAGCAGTCCGTGCAGCGCACGCAGCAGCTTCTGGGGCAGGCGCAGAACATCGCCTACGACGTCCAGCAGATCGACCGGGCCTTCCAGCAGAAATATTCGACCGCTTCGATGTCGGCGTCGGACCAGCAACTCGTCGCCGATGCCCGCTCGCGCTGGCAGAACACCGTCGGCGGTCTGCAGGATGCCATGCGCGTGCAGGCCGGCGTCGTCGGCAACATCGACACCAATCGTGCGCAGATGTCGTCGCTGGTTGGAGCCAGCCAGTCAGCGACCGGCGCGCTCCAGGCGACACAGGCCGGCAATCAGCTTCTCGCGCTCCAGGCGCAGCAGCTCGCTGACCTCACGGCCGTGGTCGCCGCCAACGGCCGGGCGCAAGCGCTCAGCGATGCCGAGCGGGCGGCCGCGGCCGAGCAGGGGCGCGAACAGCGCCGGCGCTTCCTGACGCCGGGCACGGGCTACCAGCCCGGTTCGGCCAAGATGTTCTACGGCAGCAACTGA
- the trbE gene encoding conjugal transfer protein TrbE, producing MMNLAEYRNRNRRLADFLPWAALVGPGIVLNKDGSFQRTAGFRGPDLDSAVPAELVAVAGRLNNAFRRLGSGWAIFVEAQRHAAGVYPASRFSDAASALVDAERKADFEEAGAHFESSYFLTFAYLPPAEDAARAETWLYEGREKTGIDAHEVMAGFADRTDRLLRLIEAFMPECRWLDDGETLTYLHGCVSTHRHRVRVPETPMYLDALLADQPLTGGLEPRLGAQHLRVLTITGFPTATTPGLLDELNRLAFHYRWSTRAILLDKTDATKLLTKIRRQWFAKRKSIAAILKEVMTNEQSVLVDTDASNKAADADLALQELGADYAGIAYVTATVTVWDTDPRAADEKLRLVEKVIQGRDFTAMVETINAVDAWLGSLPGHVYANVRQPPISTLNLAHMIPLSAVWAGPERDEHFGAAPLLFGKTEGSTPFRFSLHVGDVGHTLVVGPTGAGKSVLLALMALQFRRYAGAQVFAFDFGGSIRAAALAMRGDWHDLGGGLTDSSETSVSLQPLARIEETAQRAWAGDWIVAILIREGVAITPEVKEHIWTALTPLASAPVEERTITGLCVLLQSNDLKQALRPYCIGGAWGRLLDAEHEHLGTASCQAFETEGLIGTEAAPAVLAYLFHRIEDRLDGSPTLIIVDEGWLALDDEGFAGQLREWLKTLRKKNASVIFATQSLSDIDGSTIAPAIIESCQTRLLLPNERAIEPQITAIYRRFGLNDRQIEIIARAMPKRDYYCQSRRGNRLFELGLSDVALALCAASSKTDQAAIAKIVAEHGRDGFLDAWLRHRGAGWAADLIPDLTNLETRP from the coding sequence ATGATGAACCTCGCCGAATATCGCAACCGCAATCGACGTCTCGCCGATTTTCTCCCCTGGGCGGCCTTGGTCGGCCCTGGCATCGTGCTCAACAAGGACGGCAGTTTCCAACGCACTGCAGGCTTCCGTGGTCCCGATCTTGACTCGGCTGTGCCCGCCGAGTTGGTCGCCGTCGCAGGCCGCCTCAACAATGCCTTCCGCCGTCTCGGCAGCGGTTGGGCGATCTTCGTCGAGGCGCAACGCCATGCAGCGGGCGTCTATCCCGCGAGCCGCTTTTCCGATGCTGCCTCGGCGCTGGTCGATGCCGAGCGGAAAGCCGACTTCGAAGAAGCGGGAGCACACTTCGAGTCCAGCTACTTCCTGACCTTCGCCTATCTGCCGCCGGCCGAGGACGCCGCGCGCGCCGAGACATGGCTCTACGAAGGCCGCGAGAAGACCGGCATCGACGCGCACGAGGTGATGGCCGGTTTTGCCGACCGCACCGACCGGCTGCTGCGTCTCATCGAAGCCTTCATGCCGGAGTGCCGCTGGCTCGATGACGGCGAGACGCTAACCTATCTGCACGGCTGTGTCTCCACGCACCGGCATCGCGTCCGCGTTCCCGAGACGCCGATGTATCTCGACGCGCTCTTGGCCGATCAGCCGCTCACCGGCGGGCTGGAGCCGCGGCTGGGAGCGCAGCACCTGCGCGTTCTGACCATCACCGGCTTTCCGACAGCGACGACACCGGGCCTGCTCGACGAACTGAACCGGCTCGCCTTTCACTATCGCTGGTCCACTCGCGCCATCCTGCTCGACAAGACCGATGCGACGAAGTTGCTGACGAAGATCAGGCGGCAATGGTTCGCCAAGCGCAAGTCGATCGCCGCGATCCTCAAGGAGGTGATGACCAACGAGCAATCCGTGCTGGTGGACACGGATGCCTCGAACAAGGCGGCGGACGCCGATCTCGCGCTTCAGGAACTCGGCGCCGACTATGCCGGCATCGCCTACGTCACCGCCACGGTGACGGTGTGGGACACCGATCCGCGCGCTGCCGACGAGAAGCTGCGGCTGGTCGAAAAGGTCATCCAGGGCCGCGACTTCACCGCGATGGTGGAGACGATCAACGCCGTGGACGCATGGCTCGGCAGTCTGCCGGGGCATGTCTATGCCAACGTCCGGCAGCCACCGATTTCCACGCTCAATCTCGCCCACATGATCCCCCTCAGTGCCGTGTGGGCGGGGCCGGAACGGGACGAGCACTTTGGCGCCGCCCCCTTGCTGTTCGGCAAGACCGAAGGCTCGACCCCGTTCCGGTTTTCCCTTCATGTCGGCGATGTCGGCCACACACTGGTTGTTGGTCCGACCGGCGCCGGCAAATCCGTGTTGCTGGCACTGATGGCCCTGCAGTTCCGCCGTTATGCCGGGGCTCAGGTCTTCGCCTTCGACTTCGGCGGTTCGATCCGCGCCGCCGCGCTCGCGATGCGGGGCGACTGGCACGATCTCGGTGGTGGGCTGACCGACAGCTCTGAGACCTCTGTCAGCCTGCAGCCACTCGCGCGCATCGAGGAGACCGCCCAGCGCGCCTGGGCCGGGGACTGGATCGTCGCCATCCTCATCCGCGAAGGCGTCGCCATCACCCCGGAGGTCAAAGAACATATCTGGACGGCGTTGACCCCACTCGCCTCCGCGCCAGTCGAGGAACGCACCATCACCGGCCTCTGCGTCCTGCTGCAATCGAACGACCTGAAACAGGCGCTCCGCCCGTACTGCATCGGCGGCGCATGGGGCCGGTTGCTCGATGCCGAGCACGAGCATCTCGGCACGGCCAGTTGCCAAGCCTTCGAGACCGAAGGGCTGATCGGCACCGAAGCTGCGCCCGCCGTGCTCGCCTATCTCTTTCACCGGATCGAAGACCGGCTCGACGGCTCGCCAACGCTCATCATCGTCGATGAGGGCTGGCTGGCGCTCGACGACGAGGGCTTCGCCGGCCAGCTCCGGGAGTGGCTGAAGACGCTCCGGAAGAAGAACGCCAGCGTCATCTTCGCCACACAGTCGCTCTCCGATATCGACGGGAGTACCATCGCGCCCGCCATCATCGAGAGCTGTCAGACACGGCTTCTGCTGCCAAACGAACGGGCGATCGAGCCGCAGATCACAGCCATCTATCGCCGTTTCGGTCTCAACGACCGCCAGATCGAGATCATCGCGCGGGCCATGCCCAAGCGCGACTACTACTGCCAGTCCCGGCGCGGCAACCGGCTGTTCGAGCTGGGTCTGTCGGACGTGGCGCTGGCGCTCTGCGCCGCGTCCTCGAAGACCGATCAGGCGGCTATCGCGAAGATCGTCGCCGAACATGGCCGTGACGGCTTCCTCGATGCCTGGTTGCGCCATCGCGGTGCCGGCTGGGCCGCCGACCTCATTCCCGACCTCACCAATCTGGAGACACGTCCATGA
- a CDS encoding VirB3 family type IV secretion system protein translates to MAGVGDQSGEVPGFTVPVHRALTEPILLGGAPRAIAIMNGTLAGAVGLGLRLWLVGIAIWAIGHFAAVWAAKRDPLFVEVGRRHLRISAHLSV, encoded by the coding sequence ATGGCGGGCGTCGGCGATCAGAGCGGCGAAGTGCCGGGCTTCACTGTGCCGGTTCACCGAGCGTTGACCGAGCCGATCCTACTCGGCGGCGCGCCGCGTGCCATCGCCATCATGAATGGCACGCTCGCCGGCGCGGTGGGCCTTGGTCTGCGTCTCTGGCTGGTCGGCATCGCCATCTGGGCGATCGGGCACTTCGCGGCGGTGTGGGCGGCAAAGCGCGACCCGCTGTTCGTCGAGGTCGGCCGCCGCCATCTGCGCATATCTGCGCACCTTTCGGTCTGA
- a CDS encoding TrbC/VirB2 family protein, producing MVALSVAVTAPAYASGSSMPWEQPLQQILQSIEGPVAKIIAVIIIITTGLALAFGDTSGGFRRLIQIVFGLSIAFAASSFFLSFFSFGGGALV from the coding sequence ATCGTCGCGCTCAGCGTGGCGGTGACGGCACCCGCCTATGCCTCCGGCTCATCAATGCCGTGGGAACAGCCGCTGCAGCAGATCCTTCAGTCGATCGAAGGTCCGGTCGCCAAGATCATCGCCGTGATCATCATCATCACCACGGGCTTGGCGCTGGCTTTCGGCGACACCTCGGGCGGCTTCCGCCGCCTGATCCAGATCGTCTTCGGCCTGTCGATCGCGTTTGCCGCCAGTTCGTTCTTCCTCAGCTTCTTCTCGTTCGGCGGCGGAGCGTTGGTCTGA
- the trbB gene encoding P-type conjugative transfer ATPase TrbB, with amino-acid sequence MAVSHHNTEGLARGARMLRTALGPAIARLLEDVSVVEVMLNPDGRIWIDRLSEGLSDTGEHLSPADGERIVRLVAHHVGAEVHAGRPRVSAELPETGERFEGLLPPVVAAPAFAIRKPAVAVFTLDDYVRAGTMSAAQAEALRQGVASRANILVAGGTSTGKTTLTNALLAEVAKTSDRVVIIEDTRELQCAAPNLVAMRTKDGVASLSDLVRSSLRLRPDRIPVGEVRGAEALDLLKAWGTGHPGGVGTIHAGSAIGALRRMEQLIQEAVVTVPRALIAETIDLVAVLSGRGAARRLAELARVDGLGPDGDYRVVPAVDGASNAIRTNPEGETP; translated from the coding sequence ATGGCGGTTTCGCATCACAATACGGAAGGCTTGGCTCGCGGCGCGCGGATGCTGCGCACGGCGCTTGGCCCCGCCATCGCCCGCCTTCTGGAAGATGTGTCCGTCGTCGAGGTGATGCTGAACCCGGACGGGCGCATCTGGATCGATCGGCTCTCTGAAGGACTGTCGGACACCGGCGAGCATCTGTCGCCGGCAGATGGCGAGCGCATCGTGCGCCTCGTCGCGCACCACGTCGGCGCCGAGGTTCATGCTGGTCGCCCGCGCGTTTCGGCCGAACTGCCGGAGACCGGCGAACGGTTCGAGGGGCTGTTGCCGCCGGTGGTCGCGGCTCCCGCTTTCGCCATCCGCAAACCCGCCGTCGCCGTGTTCACGCTCGACGATTACGTCCGTGCCGGGACCATGTCCGCTGCACAGGCCGAAGCGCTTCGCCAGGGCGTCGCATCCCGCGCCAACATCCTCGTCGCGGGCGGCACCTCGACCGGCAAGACGACGTTGACCAACGCGCTGTTGGCGGAGGTCGCGAAGACTTCCGATCGCGTCGTCATCATCGAGGATACACGCGAGCTGCAATGCGCCGCGCCGAACCTCGTCGCGATGCGGACGAAGGATGGCGTCGCCTCACTCTCCGATCTTGTCCGCTCATCCCTACGCCTGCGCCCGGACCGTATCCCGGTCGGGGAGGTGCGCGGCGCGGAGGCGCTCGACCTTCTGAAGGCTTGGGGTACCGGCCATCCGGGCGGCGTCGGCACCATCCACGCCGGCAGCGCCATCGGCGCACTGAGGCGGATGGAACAACTCATCCAGGAAGCCGTCGTCACCGTTCCGCGCGCGCTGATCGCCGAGACCATCGATCTCGTGGCCGTCCTGTCCGGCCGTGGTGCCGCGCGCCGGCTCGCCGAACTCGCCCGTGTCGATGGCCTTGGCCCGGACGGCGATTACCGCGTCGTGCCCGCCGTCGACGGCGCATCGAACGCGATCCGCACCAACCCGGAAGGAGAAACTCCGTGA
- a CDS encoding Rrf2 family transcriptional regulator translates to MRRMSDGVEAALHCALVLAGLREGKVLPGKSLAELHGVSETYLLKHLRALAAASVIDAVPGPRGGYRLARDPERITLLDIVEAIDGREPAFVCREIRRRGPGKAKDPCAYKADCFIKTRMIAAEEAWRTALQQQTLADLVADGAQLIDAHNKKAVATYVENAQR, encoded by the coding sequence ATGCGGCGCATGAGCGACGGGGTGGAGGCGGCGCTGCACTGTGCCTTGGTGCTGGCCGGATTGCGGGAGGGCAAAGTGCTTCCGGGCAAGAGTCTCGCCGAATTGCACGGCGTTTCGGAAACCTATCTTCTGAAGCATTTGCGGGCGCTCGCTGCGGCTTCCGTCATCGATGCCGTGCCGGGGCCGCGCGGCGGCTATCGACTGGCGCGCGACCCGGAGCGCATCACGTTGCTCGACATCGTAGAAGCGATCGACGGGCGGGAGCCCGCCTTCGTCTGCCGCGAAATCCGCCGGCGTGGTCCCGGCAAGGCGAAGGACCCGTGCGCCTACAAGGCCGATTGCTTCATCAAGACCCGCATGATCGCCGCCGAGGAGGCTTGGCGGACTGCCCTGCAACAGCAAACCCTTGCCGATCTCGTTGCCGACGGAGCCCAATTGATCGACGCGCACAACAAGAAGGCGGTGGCGACCTACGTCGAGAACGCACAGCGCTGA
- a CDS encoding carboxymuconolactone decarboxylase family protein, with protein sequence MHPRLNIAALAPELYQAVRTLDGAVTKSGLDKRTLHLVKLRASQINGCAYCVDLHVKDALADGMDAQLLHLVAVWRESPFFDARDRAILEWTESVTLAAATGIPDAAFETVRAIFSEADIAKLTIAIGTINIWNRIAVSSRMQHPVGTEKNAVAP encoded by the coding sequence ATGCACCCCAGACTGAACATCGCCGCGCTGGCACCCGAACTCTATCAGGCGGTCCGCACCCTCGACGGCGCCGTGACCAAGTCGGGCCTCGACAAGCGCACGCTTCATCTCGTCAAGCTGCGCGCCTCGCAGATCAACGGTTGCGCCTACTGCGTCGACCTGCATGTGAAGGACGCTCTGGCGGACGGGATGGACGCCCAATTGCTGCATCTCGTCGCCGTCTGGCGCGAGTCCCCGTTCTTCGACGCGCGCGATCGGGCGATCCTCGAATGGACCGAGAGCGTGACCCTCGCCGCCGCGACGGGCATTCCCGACGCCGCCTTTGAAACCGTCCGCGCCATCTTCTCGGAAGCCGACATCGCCAAGCTGACGATCGCCATCGGAACCATCAACATCTGGAACCGCATCGCGGTCAGTTCCCGCATGCAGCACCCGGTCGGCACGGAAAAGAACGCGGTTGCTCCTTGA